From Scleropages formosus chromosome 9, fSclFor1.1, whole genome shotgun sequence, one genomic window encodes:
- the chd7 gene encoding chromodomain-helicase-DNA-binding protein 7 isoform X3: MCVLRGKGLKPSPSDPSVETLASDKMAAMGPNPQTPSSSGQPAEGEQKPKKKKKKKAKGSSEEEEGVQGAGELPVDSLGLVGSPAGKQSAEEGKKKKNNPKEKKEPKTPKEPKIPKTPKEPKEKKVKTTMPKTKSAKKPSGKKTSDTDVSSGKKETKRKRESSDNSDTERTPPASPEEDGDLGVQKRRSSRQVKRKRYTEDLEFRISDEEAEEDDGSVQKSPSNASQSEQQEAPDAEGPVVEKIMGIRMSKKKMESGEVEVEEFYVKFKNFSYLHCRWADIEELEKDKRIHQKVKRFKAKQSLNSFLTEMDDEPFNPDYVEVDRILDVSKITDNGESVTHYLVKWCSLPYEDSTWELKADIDQAKIEEFERLMAREPKLTRVERPPASDWQKSESSREYKNGNALREYQLEGVNWLLFNWYNTRNCILADEMGLGKTIQSITFLYEIYLKGICGPFLVIAPLSTIPNWEREFRTWTELNVVVYHGSQASRRTIQAYEMNFRDSQGRVIKGAYKFHAVITTFEMILTDCPELRNIQWRCVVIDEAHRLKNRNCKLLEGLKMMDMEHKVLLTGTPLQNTVEELFSLLNFLEPERFPSESTFMQEFGDLKTEEQVQKLQGILKPMMLRRLKEDVEKNLAPKEETIIEVELTNIQKKYYRAILEKNFAFLSKGGGGGNANVPNLLNTMMELRKCCNHPYLINGAEEKILDEFRETHHSEFPDFHLQAMIQAAGKLVLIDKLLPKLKAGGHRVLIFSQMVRCLDILEDYLIQRRYPYERIDGRVRGNLRQAAIDRFSRPDSDRFVFLLCTRAGGLGINLTAADTCIIFDSDWNPQNDLQAQARCHRIGQSKAVKIYRLITRNSYEREMFDKASLKLGLDKAVLQSMSGRENASNGVQQLSKKEIEDLLRKGAYGALMDEEDEGSKFCEEDIDQILQRRTQTITIESEGKGSTFAKASFVSSGNRTDISLEDPDFWQKWAKKAELDMDVIHGRNNLVIDTPRVRKQTRHYSSVKEDEMMEFSELESDSDDRPVPKPRRPLDKSQGYPRSECFRVEKNLLVYGWGRWGDILSHGRFKRPLREQDVETICRALLVYCLHHYRGDENIKSFIWDLITPTEDGQTRALLNHSGLSAPVPRGRKGKKVKSQAAQPYTRQADWLANCNPDTLLQEDSYKKHLKHHCNKVLLRVRMLYYLRQEVIGDQADRILEGADSSEIDIWIPQPFHAEVPTDWWNREADKSLLIGVFKHGYEKYNSMRADPTLCFLERVGMPDAKAIAAEQRGADMMADGADGGDFDREEDDPEYKPARMAFKDEMDEFADSPLDDKEEPLDAESLGKPSESQDFGTLYWPGSSALTTRLRRLITAYQRSYKREQMRQEALTKTDRRRRRPREEVRAMVAEREAIITERRQKWTRREEADFYRVVSTFGVVYDVRKHRFDWNQFRAFARLDKKTDESLEKYYYSFVAMCKRVCRMPIKPNEEPPDPTILMEPITEERASRTLYRIELLRRIREQVLPHPELEARLRLCQPSPELPEWWECGRHDRDLLLGASKHGVSRTDYHILNDPALGFLEAHRRFAQAKGVNSSLPTAQGPPLTPAALVKKEEEGQEPLLPTKVEDEEALEGEEKEEPEKEESKAYSPKAGVKDEKEMEQPSEQEDKEQPSNVKSEEEGSIPVKAKQESEEPEGQESKEPEGQENAEVLAASESKSLSEKGSEEDEDDKMDEDYKSEESSHAEAGTTSQGKNFDEESNASLSTTRDGFYIEDGGESAAQAFHERSFSFSFWPKDRVMINRLDNICEAVVKGKWPVNRRQVLDFPSIMPGYGTPAADSPLQRRSFAELSMVGQANYSGSEDVTLSPKMSKDEMLSMTVPRQRRRRRRKVEIEAERAAKRRNLMEMVAQLRESHATDGHERAMDLTKALREATTSTSNLSSKFLLPSASTPPSDAFKTQMELLQAGLSGTPNRHLMNGSFLEGDLPVRRRRGRRKNVEGLDLLFMGNKRAALNAEDSEVTKAFVEGVHLPPQAQRNIPSPGQLDPNTRVPVINLKDGSRLVGEDAPTNKDLVEWLNQHPTYIVDMPSYVPKNEDHLLSPFQKPKQKRHRCRNPNKIDINTLTGEERVPVVNRRNGKKMGGAMAPPMKDLPRWLEENPEFAISPDWTDIVKQSGFLPESMFDRLLTGPVVREEGARRRGRRPKSEITRAAAQAAAAAAAAAASSSGINPLLMSSLFGGMDLASLQNLQSLQSLQLAGLMGFPPGLAAAAGGDAKHASTMLPLMLPGMAGLPNMFGLGSLFNNLTSAAAAVSAGGTSAAGQTEPEEASAAVTEEKKSEEEAEQKEPEKAPEASAEANGETSINSAAAAAAAAAAASMSTNPLAFNPFLLSTMAPGLFYPSMFLPPSLGGLALPGFNQASLAGLQGAVTGAEAGAGATGGEEEEEEEKETGADPAAKAQAEVADGDNTLEDSDTDESQNKTAESSVLEDELGPAEELDSLDGGEDAEEDEDNGD, translated from the exons ATGTGCGTTTTGAGGGGGAAAGGCTTAAAA CCTTCGCCATCAGATCCATCAGTTGAGACATTGGCCTCTGACAAGATGGCTGCCATGGGCCCCAACCCCCAGACCCCAAGTAGCAGCGGGCAGCCAGCCGAGGGTGAGCAGAAgccaaaaaagaagaagaaaaagaaagctaaGGGGAGCTCCGAGGAGGAAGAAGGGGTCCAGGGTGCGGGGGAGCTCCCGGTGGACAGCCTGGGTCTTGTGGGTAGCCCTGCTGGCAAGCAGTCAGCGGAGGAaggtaagaagaagaagaacaaccCCAAAGAGAAAAAGGAGCCCAAGACCCCTAAGGAGCCCAAGATACCGAAAACACCTAAAGAGCCCAAGGAGAAGAAGGTGAAGACAACGATGCCGAAGACCAAGAGTGCCAAGAAGCCCAG tgGTAAGAAGACATCTGACACTGATGTGAGCTCTGGGAAGAAGGAAACTAAACGCAAGCGGGAGTCTTCAGACAACTCGGACACAGAGAGAACCCCACCTGCTTCGCCGGAGGAGGATGGCGATCTGGGTGTTCAG AAGCGACGCTCAAGCCGTCAGGTGAAGAGGAAACGCTACACAGAGGACCTGGAGTTCAGGATCTCTGACGAGGAGGCCGAGGAGGATGATGGCAGTGTGCAGAAGTCCCCATCAAATGCATCCCAGTCAGAGCAGCAG gaGGCACCTGATGCGGAAGGCCCTGTTGTGGAAAAAATCATGGGCATTCGGATGAGCAAGAAGAAG ATGGAGTCTGGAGAAGTGGAAGTCGAAGAATTCTACGTCAAATTCAAGAACTT CTCGTACCTGCACTGCCGCTGGGCAGACatagaggagctggagaaggacaaGAGGATTCACCAGAAAGTGAAGCGGTTCAAGGCCAAGCAGTCGCTCAATTCTTTCCTCACAGAG ATGGATGACGAACCATTCAACCCAGATTACGTGGAAGTGGATCGGATCCTTGACGTGTCCAAAATCACAGACAATGGAGAG TCTGTCACTCACTACCTGGTGAAGTGGTGCTCCCTCCCCTACGAAGACAGCACCTGGGAGCTGAAGGCCGACATTGATCAGGCCAAGATCGAGGAGTTTGAGAGACTCATGGCCAGAGAGCCCAAGCTGACGCGGGTG gAGCGACCTCCCGCCAGCGACTGGCAGAAATCCGAGAGTTCCAGGGAATACAAAAATGGCAACGCACTCAGGGAATACCAGCTGGAGGGAGTCAATTGGCTGCTCTTCAACTGGTACAACAC ACGCAACTGTATACTGGCAGATGAAATGGGACTAGGAAAAACTATCCAGTCCATAACATTCCTTTACGAGATATACTTGAAGGGGATTTGTGGCCCTTTCCTGGTCATTGCTCCCCTGTCCACCATCCCTAATTGGGAAAGGGAGTTCCGTACCTGGACAGAGCTCAACGTGGTGGTGTACCATGGTAGCCAGGCCAGTCGGAGGACCATTCAAGCCTACGAGATGAATTTCAGGGACTCTCAG GGTCGCGTGATAAAGGGAGCCTACAAATTCCATGCTGTCATCACCACATTTGAGATGATCCTGACGGACTGCCCGGAGCTGCGGAATATCCAGTGGCGCTGTGTGGTCATAGATGAGGCCCACCGTCTTAAGAACAGGAACTGCAAGCTGCTGGAGGGGCTCAAAATGATGGACATG GAACACAAGGTTCTTCTCACTGGGACGCCTCTGCAGAACACTGTGGAAGAGCTCTTCAGCCTGCTCAACTTCCTGGAGCCTGAGAGGTTCCCTTCGGAATCTACTTTCATGCAAGAATTTGGAGATCTGAAAACTGAAGAACAG GTGCAAAAACTTCAGGGCATCCTGAAGCCTATGATGCTGCGCAGACTGAAGGAAGATGTGGAGAAGAACTTAGCCCCCAAAGAAGAGACCATCATCGAGGTGGAGCTCACCAACATCCAGAAGAAGTACTACCGGGCCATCCTAGAGAAGAACTTTGCTTTCCTGTCCAAAGGCGGTGGTGGGGGAAACGCCAACGTGCCGAACTTGCTGAACACTATGATGGAGCTGAGAAAGTGCTGCAACCATCCTTATCTTATTAATG GTGCAGAAGAGAAAATCCTGGATGAATTCAGGGAGACTCATCATTCAGAGTTTCCAGATTTTCACCTCCAGGCGATGATCCAGGCTGCTGGAAAGCTTGTACTGATTGACAAGCTGCTGCCGAAACTGAAGGCCGGCGGCCACAGAGTTCTCATCTTCTCCCAAATGGTGCGCTGCCTGGACATTTTGGAGGACTACCTCATCCAGAGGAG GTACCCGTATGAGCGCATTGACGGCAGAGTGAGGGGCAATCTCCGACAGGCAGCTATAGACCGGTTTTCCCGGCCTGATTCGGACCGCTTTGTCTTCCTGCTGTGTACCAGAGCCGGTGGCCTGGGCATCAACTTGACAGCAGCTGACACTTGCATCATCTTTGACTCGGACTGGAACCCTCAGAATGACCTGCAG GCTCAGGCCAGGTGCCACCGGATTGGGCAGAGCAAGGCTGTAAAGATCTACCGCCTGATCACCAGGAACTCGTACGAGAGGGAGATGTTCGACAAGGCCAGCCTGAAGCTGGGTCTGGACAAGGCTGTGCTGCAGTCCATGAGTGGCAGAGAAAATGCTTCAAATGGG GTCCAACAGCTGTCCAAGAAGGAGATTGAGGACCTCCTTCGCAAGGGAGCCTATGGGGCACTGATGGACGAGGAAGACGAGGGCTCCAAATTCTGTGAGGAAGACATCGACCAGATCCTGCAGAGACGAACGCAAACCATTACAATTGAGTCTGAAGGGAAAGGGTCCACTTTTGCCAAG GCGAGCTTTGTGTCCTCCGGCAACAGGACGGACATTTCACTGGAGGACCCTGATTTCTGGCAGAAGTGGGCGAAGAAAGCAGAACTCGATATGGACGTAATCCATGGAAGG AACAACCTGGTAATTGACACGCCACGGGTCCGAAAGCAGACCCGTCACTACAGCTCGGTGAAGGAGGATGAAATGATGGAGTTCTCTGAGCTGGAGAGTGACTCAGACGACAGACCTGTGCCGAAGCCACGCCGGCCACTGGACAAGTCTCAGGGCTACCCACGCAGCGAGTGCTTCCGAGTGGAGAAGAACCTGCTGGTCTATGG CTGGGGCCGCTGGGGAGACATCCTGTCCCATGGACGCTTCAAGCGTCCCCTCAGGGAGCAGGACGTGGAGACCATCTGCAGGGCGCTGCTGGTCTACTGCCTCCACCACTACAGGGGCGATGAGAACATCAAGAGCTTCATCTGGGACCTGATTACACCCACGGAGGACGGGCAGACCCGTGCCCTTCTCAACCATTCCG GGCTGTCTGCTCCAGTGCCCCGGGGCCGGAAGGGCAAGAAGGTGAAGAGCCAGGCAGCGCAGCCCTACACAAGGCAAGCAGACTGGCTGGCCAATTGCAACCCTGACACCCTGCTCCAAGAGGACAGCTACAAAAAGCACCTGAAGCACCACTGCAACAA AGTCCTGCTGCGGGTCCGCATGCTCTACTATCTCAGGCAAGAAGTCATCGGCGACCAGGCAGACAGGATCTTAGAGGGCGCTGATTCAAG TGAAATAGACATTTGGATCCCACAACCATTCCACGCTGAAGTGCCTACTGATTGGTGGAACAGAGAGGCGGACAAATCCCTTCTCATCGGAGTCTTCAAACATG GCTATGAGAAGTACAACTCAATGCGTGCAGACCCgaccctgtgcttcctggagcGAGTAGGCATGCCTGATGCCAAGGCCATCGCTGCAGAGCAGAGGGGAGCTGACATGATGGCAGATGGTGCTGATGG GGGTGATTTTGACCGAGAAGAGGATGACCCTGAGTACAAGCCAGCCAGAATGGCCTTCAAAGATGAAATGGAT GAGTTTGCAGATTCACCGTTGGATGATAAGGAAGAGCCCCTGGATGCTGAAAGCTTAG GCAAGCCTAGTGAGAGTCAGGACTTTGGTACGCTCTACTGGCCTGGCAGCTCAGCACTGACCACGCGGCTTCGGCGGCTCATCACAGCCTACCAGCGTAGTTACAAACGGGAGCAGATGCGTCAGGAGGCCCTGACCAAGACAGACCGCAGGAGGCGTCGACCTCGGGAGGAGGTTCGCGCCATGGTAGCTGAGAGGGAGGCAATCATCACAGAGCGCAGGCAGAA GTGGACCAGGAGGGAGGAGGCGGACTTCTACCGTGTAGTGTCCACCTTTGGTGTCGTGTATGATGTCCGCAAGCATCGTTTTGACTGGAACCAGTTCCGGGCCTTCGCCAGACTGGACAAGAAGACAGACGAAAGCCTGGAGAAATACTACTATTCCTTTGTGGCCATGTGCAAACGGGTGTGTCGCATGCCTATCAAACCCAATGAAG AGCCCCCAGATCCCACCATCCTCATGGAGCCCATTACAGAAGAGCGTGCCTCGCGGACACTCTACCGCATCGAGCTGCTGCGCCGCATCCGTGAACAGGTGCTGCCACACCCCGAACTGGAGGCACGCCTCCGGCTATGCCAGCCCAGCCCTGAGCTGCCCGAGTGGTGGGAATGCGGCCGGCATGACCGCGACCTGCTGCTTGGAGCTTCCAAGCATGGAGTCAGCCGCACAGACTACCACATCCTCAATGACCCTGCGCTGGGCTTCCTTGAGGCTCACCGCCGTTTCGCTCAGGCTAAGGGTGTGAACAGTTCCCTGCCTACAGCCCAGGGGCCTCCTCTCACCCCCGCTGCCCTTGTCAAGAAGGAAGAAGAGGGCCAAGAGCCTCTGCTGCCTACCAAGGTGGAAGACGAGGAGGCCCTTGAGGGTGAAGAGAAGGAGGAGCCCGAGAAGGAAGAAAGCAAGGCTTACTCTCCTAAAGCAGGGGTGAAGGATGAGAAGGAAATGGAACAGCCCAGTGAACAGGAGGACAAGGAGCAGCCCAGCAATGTCAAGTCTGAGGAAGAGGGCAGCATTCCAGTGAAGGCCAAGCAGGAAAGCGAGGAACCAGAGGGGCAGGAAAGCAAGGAACCAGAGGGACAGGAGAACGCAGAAGTGCTTGCAGCCTCCGAGTCTAAGTCTTTGTCTGAGAAAGGCTCCGAGGAGGACGAGGATGATAAGATGGACGAGGATTATAAATCTGAGGAATCTTCTCATgctgaag CTGGCACCACCTCCCAGGGGAAAAACTTTGATGAGGAAAGCAATGCCTCCCTCAGCACCACACGTGATGGCTTCTACATTGAAGATGGCGGGGAGTCGGCTGCCCAGGCTTTCCATGAGcgttccttctccttctccttctggcCCAAG GACCGGGTGATGATAAACCGATTGGACAACATCTGTGAAGCTGTGGTCAAGGGCAAGTGGCCCGTGAACCGACGCCAAGTCCTGGACTTCCCGAGCATAATGCCTGGTTATGGGACCCCTGCTGCTGACAGCCCCCTCCAGAGACGCAGCTTTGCCGAGCTGTCTATGGTGGGCCAGGCCAACTACAGTGGCAGTGAGGATGTCACCTTGTCCCCAAAGATGTCCAAG GATGAGATGCTGAGCATGACTGTTCCCCGACAGCGCCGGCGCCGAAGGAGGAAGGTGGAGATTGAGGCGGAGCGGGCGGCCAAGCGCAGGAATCTGATGGAGATGGTGGCGCAGCTGAGGGAATCCCATGCCACCGACGGCCACGAGCGGGCCATGGACCTGACTAAAGCCCTGCGGGAGGCCACCACTTCTACCTCAAACCTCTCTTCCAAGTTTCTCTTGCCCAGCGCCTCCACCCCGCCCTCTGATGCCTTTAAAACTCAGATGGAGTTGCTGCAAGCAGGTCTCTCAGGGACCCCCAACCGGCACCTCATGAATGGCTCCTTTCTGGAGGGGGACTTGCCTGTGAGAAGGAGAAGGGGCCGCCGGAAAAATGTGGAGGGGCTAGACCTTCTCTTCATGGGCAACAAAAGGGCAGCACTGAATGCT GAGGACTCAGAAGTGACCAAAGCTTTTGTGGAGGGAGTGCACCTACCGCCACAGGCCCAGAGGAACATTCCATCCCCCGGCCAGCTTGACCCAAACACTCGCGTCCCTGTGATCAACCTGAAGGACGGCAGCCGGCTCGTTGGTGAAGACGCTCCCACCAACAAGGACCTGGTCGAGTGGCTCAACCAGCACCCCACCTACATTGTTGACATGCCAAGTTATGTACCA AAGAATGAGGACCATCTCCTCTCGCCGTTCCAGAAGCCGAAGCAGAAGAGGCACCGGTGTCGCAATCCCAACAAGATCGACATCAACACACTGACCGGGGAGGAGCGGGTGCCAGTGGTGAACCGTAGGAATGGAAAGAAG ATGGGAGGAGCAATGGCCCCCCCCATGAAGGACTTGCCAAGGTGGCTTGAAGAAAACCCGGAGTTTGCAATATCCCCAGACTGGACAGACATTGTCAAGCAATCG gGCTTCCTCCCAGAATCCATGTTTGACCGCCTTCTCACTGGGCCAGTGGTGCGGGAGGAGGGAGCCAGACGCAGAGGCAGGAGACCAAAGAGTGAGATCACCCGGGCAGCAgcgcaggcagcagcagcagcagccgccgccgccgcctcttCCTCAGGCATCAACCCCTTGCTGATGAGCAGCCTGTTTGGTGGCATGGACCTGGCTAGTCTGCAGAACCTCCAGAGCCTGCAGAGCTTGCAGCTGGCCGGCCTCATGGGCTTCCCACCGGGCCTGGCTGCTGCAGCCGGTGGCGACGCCAAGCACGcctccaccatgctgcccctcATGCTGCCCGGCATGGCTGGGCTGCCCAACATGTTTGGCTTGGGCAGCCTCTTCAACAACTTAAcgtctgcagctgctgcagtgtCTGCCGGCGGCACCTCTGCTGCCGGCCAGACTGAGCCCGAGGAAGCGTCCGCAGCTGTGACCGAGGAGAAGAAGAGCGAGGAAGAGGCAGAGCAGAAGGAGCCGGAGAAGGCCCCCGAGGCCTCGGCCGAGGCGAACGGGGAGACCTCTATCAACTCGGCGGCcgccgcagcagcagctgctgcagccgcCAGCATGTCCACAAACCCCTTGGCCTTCAACCCCTTCCTGCTGTCAACGATGGCCCCAGGTCTTTTCTACCCCTCCATGTTCCTTCCCCCCAGCCTGGGTGGCCTGGCTCTGCCAGGCTTCAACCAGGCCTCGCTAGCCGGACTGCAGGGTGCCGTGACGGGAGCAGAGGCCGGGGCTGGCGCCAcagggggggaggaggaggaggaggaggagaaggagaccgGCGCCGACCCTGCTGCCAAAGCTCAGGCCGAGGTGGCAGACGGGGACAACACACTGGAGGACAGCGACACGGACGAGAGCCAGAACAAGACGGCCGAGTCTTCGGTGCTGGAGGACGAGCTGGGCCCAGCTGAGGAGCTGGACTCCCTCGACGGAGGAGAGGATgcagaggaagatgaggacaACGGAGACTAG